The following are encoded together in the Nocardioides okcheonensis genome:
- a CDS encoding NUDIX domain-containing protein, translated as MPAAPHIARLRAKVGNDLLLLPSVAVLPIDDDDRVLLVRQTDFGSYGTIGGAVDEDEAPEDAARREAREEIGAEVELTGLVGAIGGPQFRLTYPNGDQCAYVSIIYSARLAPDATVTPDGHEVDQVRWFARGELDQPIIGDFARSTFAALGWI; from the coding sequence ATGCCTGCTGCGCCCCACATAGCCCGCCTACGCGCCAAGGTGGGGAACGACTTGCTCTTGCTTCCCTCCGTAGCGGTCCTGCCCATCGACGACGACGATCGCGTCCTGTTAGTCCGCCAGACTGACTTCGGGTCCTACGGCACCATCGGTGGCGCGGTAGACGAGGACGAGGCACCCGAGGACGCAGCGCGTCGCGAGGCTCGGGAGGAAATCGGTGCCGAGGTCGAACTCACTGGCCTCGTCGGTGCCATAGGCGGCCCCCAGTTCCGCCTCACCTACCCCAACGGCGACCAGTGCGCCTACGTCAGCATCATCTACAGCGCGCGCCTGGCTCCCGATGCGACCGTGACACCCGACGGGCACGAGGTCGACCAAGTGCGCTGGTTCGCACGCGGCGAACTCGACCAGCCCATCATCGGCGACTTCGCCAGGAGCACCTTTGCAGCCCTCGGCTGGATCTAG